The Streptomyces sp. 11x1 genomic sequence GGCGAAGACCTCGGTGAGGGCGCCGCTCTCGGAGTCGGCCTGCCACTGGTCGATGGAGATCCTGCCCTCCTCCGCGGCGTAGCCGAGGTCCGCGGCGACCGTCAGCAGGGAGTCACGGGTGACGCCCTCCAGGATGGAGCCGGTGAGCGAGGGGGTGACGATGCGGTCGCCGTACACGAAGTACAGGTTCATGCCGCCGAGTTCCTCGACCCACTTGCGCTCGACCGCGTCGAGGTAGCAGACCTGGGCGCAGCCCTCGGCCGCCGCCTCGGCCTGGGCGAGGAGGGAGGCCGCGTAGTTGCCGCCGGTCTTGGCGTCGCCCATGCCGCCGGGCACCGCGCGGACGTGGTCCTCGGAGACCCAGATGGAGACGGGCTGCACCCCGCCGGGGAAGTAGGCGCCGGCCGGGGAGGCGATGACGAGGAAGAGGTACTCGCCCGCCGGCTTGACGCCCAGGCCGACCTCAGTGGCGATCATGAAGGGACGGAGGTAGAGGGACTCCTCGCCGCCGTGGGCCGGGACCCAGGCCTGGTCCTGCCGCACCAGCACGTCACACGCCTCGATGAACGTCTCGACCGGCAGTTCGGGCATGCCGAGCCGGCGGGCGGACGCCTGGAAGCGGCGGGCGTTCTTCTCCGGGCGGAAGGTGGCGACGGAGCCGTCCGGCTGCCGGTAGGCCTTCAGGCCCTCGAAGATCTCCTGCGCGTAGTGCAGGACCATGGTGGCCGGGTCCAGGGAGAGCGGCGCGTACGGAACGAGCTGGCCGTCGTGCCAGCCACGACCCTCGGTCCACTTGATGACGACCATGTGGTCGGTGAAGTGGCGGCCGAAACCGGGGTTGGCCAGGACCGCGTCGCGCTCTGCGTCGGAGAGCGGACTGGCGGAGGGCTTGAGCTCGATCGTGGGCGTCATGAGTGGGTGTCCTTCAC encodes the following:
- a CDS encoding branched-chain amino acid aminotransferase — encoded protein: MTPTIELKPSASPLSDAERDAVLANPGFGRHFTDHMVVIKWTEGRGWHDGQLVPYAPLSLDPATMVLHYAQEIFEGLKAYRQPDGSVATFRPEKNARRFQASARRLGMPELPVETFIEACDVLVRQDQAWVPAHGGEESLYLRPFMIATEVGLGVKPAGEYLFLVIASPAGAYFPGGVQPVSIWVSEDHVRAVPGGMGDAKTGGNYAASLLAQAEAAAEGCAQVCYLDAVERKWVEELGGMNLYFVYGDRIVTPSLTGSILEGVTRDSLLTVAADLGYAAEEGRISIDQWQADSESGALTEVFACGTAAVITPVGTVKRTGAAWQQSGGEPGPVTLKLREALLNIQRGTVEDKHGWMHELG